In the genome of Arachis stenosperma cultivar V10309 chromosome 6, arast.V10309.gnm1.PFL2, whole genome shotgun sequence, the window TCTGAGCATGGCCGATGACTTGTCACCACCACCCCTTTCTACTCATGCTGAATTGATAGCCATGAATGCAACTCTTCAAGCGAAAGTGAAAAAGATGTCAGAACTTCTAGCAGGAAGAACATGTGGAGATAGAGACGAGGATGACAAAAAGAATACGAGCAAGAAAAACCTGGAGGACGAACATCAATCTGGAACAAATAAAGGCAACGGAGGTTACTCCCCCGAAATCTACAAAGAAAAGGACAAGTCctttctctgcagaaataatGAACTTCCAAATACCAAAGAACTTAACACTCCTGACCACATTAAAACCCTATAAAGGTTTCGGTAACCCAAAATCCACTTCACTAAATTTGAATCTATGATGTTTTTAAATGGCACTTCTGACCCCATCTTATGTCATTTTTTTCTGACCGTTTTGGACGAAGTTGCTTTACTATGGTTTTCTAGTCTCCCTGCAGGTTCAATTTCTACCTTTGATGAGTTCGTTGACCTTTTCGTCAACCATTTCGCAGCCTCGAAGATTTACGTCCATGACTCTAATTTTCTTAGTACCATCAAATAAGGACAACATGAAAACCTAAAAGACTACATGACAATATTTTCCAAAGTCGCAATGAAAATCCCTGACCTCAATTCAAACGTACACCTGCATGCGCTAAAAAGCAGACTACGCCTGAAAAGATTCCAGGAGACTATTGCAGACACTAAACCTAAAACATTAATCGAGTTCAAGGATAAAGCCTCGGGACAAATAGAAATCGAAGAGCTTATATAAGCTAGAAAAGCCAAGAAAGAAACGCCCCGAAGAGAAGAGGACATACATGGAAGATCAAGTCAAATGCGAGAACAGAAGAAACCCTTCAAATTGATGCCAAGGTTCAATTGGTACACAAAGTTCAACACAAATAGAGAATACATAATAAAGGAACATGCTAAGATCATAAAACCACCCAGCAAAGCAGAAAGTtcttaagataaaaaatatgtgGACAAAAGCAAGCACTGTGTATTCCATCAAAAGTTTTGCCACACCACCGATGAATGTGTGGTAGCCAAAGAATTATTATAAAGACTTGCAAGACAGTGGTTGCTAGATAAAAACATCAGTGGCAGGATTAAAAAAGAAACATCAAGCCCAACAACAGATCAGCCAAACTATACCTCAATAACCAAAGACAAAGGAAAATGGCATACTCCATCTAAACTTTCCACACCAAGGGGAGTCATTAACTATATCTCAGGAGGTTTTGCAGGAGGAGGCATCACCAGCTCCACAAGAAAACAAAGTTACCGAACAATGCTAGCCATGGAAGGAAATTCGTTGGCACAACAAACCTCGTTCCATGCAGGGCGCATTTCTTTTGATGCATCGAACTTCAAGTTACAATGCCCAAACTTAGACGATCCTGTCGTAATCTCGGTAAACATGGGAGACCAGACAGTCAGAAAGGTCTTACTTGATCTAGGAAGCAGTGCTGATGTATTATTCTATTCAACTTTTAAAAAGATGTAACTCAAGAAAAAAGCTCTACAACCTTCAATTGGAGAATTGGTAGGCTTCTCTGGGAAAAGAGTACCCATAATAGGTTATATATGGCTAAGAACGATACTAGGGGAGCACCCATGCTCAAAAACCCTATATATCCAATTTTAGTAGTTGACTGCGTCAGTCCCTATAATGTTATTCTGGGACGACCATCCCTTAATTCTTTTGGAGCTATTATTTCTACAGTTCACTTGTGTGTAAAGTATCATGTGCAGGATAACATCGTTGAAACCGTACACACCGACCATAAGGATGCACAACAATGCTACAATATAGACCCAAAATTGAAGCCACTGCCAACAGAAACCATTTGATGGGTCAACTCTGTCTATAATACAGAGGACATCCCGACCTTGGCTGAACTCGACCCTCGAGACAACATCTCCAGCCGACGTACTCCAATGGACGACCTAAGTAAAGTATAACTCACCGAACTTGAAAATCAATATACTAATATCGGATTTGCTTTTTCATCTTGGCAGTGACATCTATGATAacatcttctttcttcttcacagacttttccaagttttttatcttttctgACACACCTTTCTCGTCGGCACCTAGCAGCTCGGTGGTCTGACTTATACACAACAACCTCGACACAACTACCTATAAACAAAGAATCGCATCAGATTGAgtaaaaagaaaacaacaaataaacaaaagaaaaagaaaactacTTGCATGTACTTTCCAATACCCTCCCTTCCAACTCTCTTTAGCATCCTAACATCACTAGCATGTTGAGCAACCTTATCAGAAAGCTCTACCACGGGAAATTGTTCACTCCACAGAGACTGTGGTCCAACTCCATCAACAAAACCATGtaatttcttttgcttttcaaaaacaatttgaTCCCCAGTCCCCACATCTAACTCCTTCTCAGAAAAAAATCTCTAAAGACCTCTCTGAGTCAACATATTCATTTCACTTGATGAACAGGGCGAACACTTGAATGAGCAGCGTCAGCGCCAGCCTCTTTCTCCACACCCGAAACACCACCATCTTTTTCACCTTTCTTTTTCTGGCTTAAGAAACACTGCAACCAAGAAGTTGTCAAGTTCGGAACTCTTCCACCTACAACACAACAAAATACACATCAAAAACACGTTACAGTAGCATAAACTCCCTGAAACCATTCACGTATCTTTATGTACCCCTAGTGCCTCCTTATCTGATTCAACTTTTACCATTTTAGAAATCGACAACAAATTACTTGCTGTAAAGCAATCTATCAAgaaatccaaaaataatttttcatctTCATTCCTCCCAGTGGCTTCCAATATTTGCATTGGCTCTGGACACcagtaaaagaaaaatttttcaCCGAACTCATCGTCTAAAAAGAAGGGGTATTCGGTCTCTCATGACTGAACTTTACAAACATAACTTTAAAATCTTTAAACGAAGatttatacaaaataaatagCGAACGACCAAGATAGTTACTGAGGTTAATTCAAAGACCTTTTCGATCACCCTTAGATTGAAATAAAGAGAAATAGATATTTAGTAAAGgtgaaaaatcaagaaaatcCATTATGTATTGAAAGGCCTGCAGAAAAGCCCATGTATTTGGGTGAAGCTGTGAGAGTGCACAGTTCAACTGAGTTAAGACATTACACTCAAAATCTGAAAatgaaaatttcaaatttaattctATCAAACACGGGGTGTACAGGTAAAAGTACACCCAATCTCCTCTTCTCTCACAGACTCTTTCCTCGCTGCTACAAGGGAGCAACTCTACACCGATAGCAGCACCACCCTTTATCAATTTCAAAGAATTGAGTCCACGCTACAACTCAACATTGTTGAAGGTTGAAGCGTGATGCTTCACGTCAACGTGAACCCAACAATAGATATCctccttttaaaattttaccaCCTTATCCCTAGCCATTACTGAAAGAAACAAAGTCAAAAGACAAGAACTACTAACTTTTAGAAGTCATGTCTTTTTCTGCTTCACACTAAGATGCAGTAGATAGCCAATATCATTTTCCAAAGCACAACAAGTAATAAAGAAATCCAATAAACCCCATCACACCTTCTCCTACTACTCAACAGTTAGATTTTAAAACTGTTCAGTTACCATAGTGATGTGTGGCGGTAATTTTCTCAAAGTAACCGCCAAAGACATTATTACACCCATCACACTTTTTGCATtctaaaaatatagaaaaaccAAGCTTGCCTATGCCTACCGAAATGACGCGCGTTGAACTTGGGGGCTCAGAGGATAAGGATTAATCCAAGGTATAACACCAGGAGTAAAGCCCAACTTGCTAACGACAGGATACGGATCTAGCAAGTCAAGCTTGGGGGCTGTGTTCTTTAACTCTCATAACTCGGAGAGATACGGTTATACCTCGGATACgcattcaaaatattttcaaataaacaaacgGCCCAGTATGAAAAACTGCCTCCAACCCTCTCGGATTCGCCTCGAAATTCGGAGATGGTGGTGAAAGGCCATTCATTTTAAACAACGATAAATAATAGCGCTAATACAATTAAAATGGACAGATTCAGAAAAACAAATCACAATcctaatatttttaattctGTTTTCACTTTAAGAGATGATATGACCAGTAAGATCGGTTACGAATTATAGCTCGGTAACGCACCCGCAATAATGGCCGAACATTCGCAATAATCAGCATTTATCTCCATAACGTCGGACATGCGATTAATGCTCTCCTCAGACGTTACAGCTTAGACAAAACGGTCATCCCAATCCGAACAAATATAAAAGCAAAGGACAGGAACGAAAGAGGTATGCAATCTTTCTAAGAAAAACTCCTCATATATTGTCCACCTAttaacttgagcgtcggagtgcctttgcaggtacccacCTCCACCTCTCTCTTGTCGACGAAGTCTGGGACATATCTTGGAAGCTTGCCGACCTTACCAGAGGGAACGACCTATACCTCGGCTCACGCTGGTAAGAAcattggcgcccaccgtggggccgaaaaattttaaaaacatcaTTCGTGGCAGGCCCCAAAATTTACATACACTTCCATGGCTGACGCTCCCCCGCCAACTCCATCCGAACTTCTGAGGATGGTGACTGAACTACAACAAGCAAATCAGCGAATGGCAGAGGAAAACCAGAGAATGCAAAACCAAATCGCACAATTAGAACAAGCTCGCCTAGAGCATCATAATCGCGATCATGAAAACAACGAACGAACTCATGTCTCGGAGACGCCGCAGAGCGACAATGAAGGAAATCGGCGCCATGATGAAACCCAACCCGATAACGAAGAAGAACAACCCGACAACTCGGCAGGACCATTCACAGCAGATATAATGAACTTCCAACTCCCCCGACAATTCACTCTACCGACGACTTTAACCCCATACGACGGGTTGGGTGACCCGAAGCAGCACGTCAAGAAGTTCCGATCTATTATGATCGTTAACGGTGCATCTGATCCAATTCTTTGTCGATGTTTTCCATCTTTTTTAGACGGTCCTGCACTTGACTGGTTCTGTTCTTTGCCTGCAGATTCGATATCTCGTTTTCAAGAGCTGGCCGCCCAATTTGAGGATCATTTTGCAGCATCCGCAATATATCTCCACGATTCTGATTACTTGACGACCATAAAACAGGGAGCACGAGAAAGTCTAAAGGACTATATCACCCGCTTTACAAAGGTCGCCATGAGAATTCCCGACCTCCATCCAGAAGTTCATTTACACGCCATAAAAAGCGGCCTTCGCCCTGGCAAATTCCAGGAAACTATTGCGGTGACCAAGCCAAAAACCTTAGCCGAATTTTGTGAAAAAGCCAAGGGTCAGATCGACGTGGAGGAACTCAGACAAGCAAGGAAAACGGATAGATCGGCAACGAATAAGGACGATGATAAACCTCGGGATAGCAAAAAAGCATTTAAGCCAGTTCCACGATATGACTCATACaccaaattcaatacaaaaagGGACGATATTATAAAGGAGATATTAAACTCCAAACTAATCAAGCCTCCTCGCAAAGCTGGCAATTACCCCGAGTCAAAAAGCGTCGACAGATCAAAGTACTGTACCTTTCACCAGAAACACGGACACACCACCGACGAATGTGTCATCGCCAAAGATCTCCTTGAACGGTTAGCAAGGCAAGGACATCTCGATAAATTTATTGCAGGGCAGATGCAGAAAAATACTAGCCCCACACCAGACACATCAACAGCTGGCACCTCCTCAAAAGGAAAGGACAAAGCACCGGCACAACCAAGAGGTGTAATAAACTGTATCTCAGGAGGCTACGCTGGAGGAGGGCACACAAGCTCAGCCAGAAAGCGTACTTACAGGGCTATGCTAGCAATTACGGATGCCCCAAGCCATCCTCGGCCGCCGACGAACATTTCAGAAGTAACCTTCAGACCAACTGACTTCAACGGTGCCGATGCCAATCTGGACGACCCTGTTGTCATTTCAATTCAGCTGGGAGACTTGATAGTGAAGAAAGTTTTACTCGACCCAGGAAGCAGTGCAGATGTTCTATTTTTCACCACCTTTGAAAAAATGAAGCTGAGTAACAAAATTCTCCAACCATACATGGGAGACTTGGTTGGATTTTCAGGAGAACGAGTTCCTGTACTCGGATCAGTGTGGTTACAAACCACACTCGGTGAGCAACCATTACACAATACACAGGATATTCAGTATCTTGTGGTCGACTGTTTTAGCCCATACAACGTTATATTAGGCAGACCATTTTTAAACAAATTCGCTGCAATTGTTTCCACTGTTCACCTCTGTGTCAAGTTCCCTGTGCAGGACAATGTCATAGCTACAGTTCACGGAGATCTCCAGGAGGCGAGGCAATGCTACAACACAAGCCTAAAGCCACCCAAAAAAGTCGGATAGTCACATGTCAACTCTATAAAGTCGGAACCGATAACAATATCCGAACTTGACCCACGGGCCGACTTTCAGGACCGGCATACGCCGAACGAGGAGTTGacaaaaatcattttaaaagaCGATCCACTAAAATTTACTTTTGTAGGTACTTCCATGACTCCAGAAGATACGAAAAGTCTAACAAGCTTTCTGCAGGAGAATGCCGACCTATTCGCATGGACCTCCGCTGACATGCCAGGAATAGACCCTTCTATTATAACATAAATTGGCACTGAATCCAGCAGCTAGGCCGATCTCCCAGAAAAAAAGAAACCTCGGCACCGAGAAGCGACAAGCATCAATTGCCGAGGTACAAAAGCTCATTCATGCAAACTTCATCAGAGAAATCCGATTTACAACATGGCTCGCTAATGTGGTTATGGTAAGAAAAAATAATGGTAAGTGGCGCATGTGCATCGATTTTA includes:
- the LOC130933497 gene encoding uncharacterized protein LOC130933497, which codes for MADAPPPTPSELLRMVTELQQANQRMAEENQRMQNQIAQLEQARLEHHNRDHENNERTHVSETPQSDNEGNRRHDETQPDNEEEQPDNSAGPFTADIMNFQLPRQFTLPTTLTPYDGLGDPKQHVKKFRSIMIVNGASDPILCRCFPSFLDGPALDWFCSLPADSISRFQELAAQFEDHFAASAIYLHDSDYLTTIKQGARESLKDYITRFTKVAMRIPDLHPEVHLHAIKSGLRPGKFQETIAVTKPKTLAEFCEKAKGQIDVEELRQARKTDRSATNKDDDKPRDSKKAFKPVPRYDSYTKFNTKRDDIIKEILNSKLIKPPRKAGNYPESKSVDRSKYCTFHQKHGHTTDECVIAKDLLERLARQGHLDKFIAGQMQKNTSPTPDTSTAGTSSKGKDKAPAQPRGVINCISGGYAGGGHTSSARKRTYRAMLAITDAPSHPRPPTNISEVTFRPTDFNGADANLDDPVVISIQLGDLIVKKVLLDPGSSADVLFFTTFEKMKLSNKILQPYMGDLVGFSGERVPVLGSVWLQTTLGEQPLHNTQDIQYLVVDCFSPYNVILGRPFLNKFAAIVSTVHLCVKFPVQDNVIATVHGDLQEARQCYNTSLKPPKKVG